In the Clostridium gelidum genome, GAATCTAATGTGGAAGAAGTATCGGATAATGGATTATCAGAAATACGTAATAGGAAGATAGGTTTTGTATTTCAAACTTTTAATTTAATACCTAGGAGTACTGCACTAAAAAATGTTGAGTTACCAATGCTTTATGCAGGGATGGGTAGAAAAGAAAGATTAGAGAAAGCTGAAAAATTACTACAACTTGTTGGGATGGAAGACAGAATGACACATGTACCAAATGAATTATCAGGTGGACAAAAACAAAGAGTTGCAATTGCACGTGCACTTGCAAATGAACCAAGTATAATACTCGCAGATGAACCAACAGGGGCACTTGATTCTTCAACAGGAAGATTAGTTATGGATTTATTTCATAAGGTTCATGAATTAGAAGGGAAAACTATAGTATTCATAACTCATAATCAGGAACTTGCAGCGGAAACTGAACGAATTATAACATTAAAGGATGGAAAGATAGTATCAGAACAATATAACAGTAAATACGTTAGAAAATTTCCAGTTGGTGAAAAAATATGTTTATAAAAGAAAATATATTACTTGCAATAGCAGGTATACGATCAAGTAAAATGCGTTCACTCTTAACTATGCTTGGAATTATAATAGGAATATCATCTGTTATAGGAATTGTTTCTATAGGAAGTGCAATTACATCAGCATTTACAGGTGAATTAGATAAAATGGGTGCTAATAATATGCAAGTTTATATAAGGGAAAGAAGTGAAGAAGGTTCTGAAGGAGGACGATCACGTAAGGAGCCAGAAGATAGTGATCTTATGACATTGGATCAAATAAATTCAATTCAGGACGCATTTTCAGATAGAATTAGCAGCCTAAGTATATCATCACAACAGGGCAACGGGAAAGTTAAGGATGGTTATTTATATGCGAATATAACAACTACAGGCGTAAATGAAGGATTTAAAGATGTTAATAATGTAAAGATGATTAGTGGAAGATTTATTTCTAGTAAAGATGTTAAAGGTCTGAAAAAAACAGCTGTGGTTTCAGAGAAACTTGTCAATAATATCTTTAAAGGAAAGTCTGACCCTATAGGTAAAGAGATTAAAGTTTATATAGAAGATAATATTGAGACATATATTATTGCAGGGGTATATAAATATGAAGCACCTTCATTTCTAGAAGGTGGAGGCAATACAGCAAAAGAAAAAGATATACAAACTAATATATATATTCCAATAACAACAGCAAAAGTAGATAAAAAAAATAAAAATTATTCTTATTTTATGATTAAACCTAGTACGACTACTGATCAAGATAAGCTTGTTAAAGATGTAAAAAAGTATACAGAAAAGTTATACAAGAATAATAAAAATTGGGAACTTGAAGTTTCCAATCTTAAGAATCAAGCAGAATCTATTACATCAGTCCTTGGTAAGATTTCAATGGGTATATCTGTAATTGCAGCCATATCATTACTTGTAGGTGGAATAGGAGTAATGAATATAATGCTTGTATCTGTTACAGAAAGAACAAGGGAAATTGGTACAAGAAAAGCTCTTGGAGCTAAAAGCAGTCATATAAAAATGCAATTTATAATTGAATCAGTTATAATATGTTCAATTGGAGGAACAATAGGTATAGTACTTGGAATAGGAATGGGCATAATAGCATGTATAGTATTAAAGTCACCTATATCAATATCCATTCCAACAATTATAATAAGCTTTACTTTCTCAATGGCAATTGGAGTATTTTTTGGATATTATCCAGCTAAAAAGGCAGCAAGCCTTGATCCAATTGAAGCTTTAAGGTATGAATAGTCACATAAAAGAAAATAATAGATTTAAGATTCATATATATTTTTTTGAAGCGTCTAATAAAAATAAATAATATGAAATAAGAAGATGATTAGCTTAGAAGGAGTTTGAAAATTATTCTAAGTTAATCATTTTATTTATAATAAAATATTTTTTATAAGCTTAAATACTTCTTTTATTATTTTAATCACATAGAAAGTTGATAAAGTTACTAATATTTATTGACAAGAGATTTTAACCATGTATAATTAATATTATTAAATTAAATATTTAAATAAGCTAATCTTATTAAGAGTGGTGGAGGGACTGGCCCTTTGAAACCCGGCAACCTGAAAAAAATTTCATGTGAATTTTTTCGTTGGTGCTAAATCCTGCAAGAGAATATCTTGAAAAATGAGAGGAAAATTAAGTTTATTAGAACTTATGTTATGACGATAGAGTCACTTCTTATTTTAGAAGTGGCTTTTTTTAATATTTTTTTCTAAGGTATTAAAATGTATTAAAAGTAACAAATTAAGCATTAAGCAAAAAATAAGAGGGAGGCAAAAAAATGACTTTAAAAAAATCTTTTGAAACAATTGCAGTTAGTGGAGTATCAGGTGGAGATAAAGCTACAGGTGCAATAAGTTTTCCAATATACCAATCAGCTACATTTAAGCATCATGGACTTAATAATAGTACAGGATATGATTATTCTAGGGCTCAAAATCCAACAAGGGAAGAAGCTGAAAAAACATTAGCTGTTTTAGAAGGCGGAAAAGAAGCAATAGGGTTTTCTTCGGGAGTTTCAGCAATTACTGCCTGTATACATCTATTTAAAAGTGGAGACAATATAATTTTATCTGACGATTTGTATGGAGGGACATACAGATTATTCGAAGAAACTTATAAAGATTTTGGGTTACAAGCTATATTTGTTGATACAACAAATACTAAAAATATAACAGCTGCTATAAATGAAAATACAAAAGCTATATTCATAGAGACACCTTCTAATCCAATGATGAAGGTAACTGATATAAGAGCAGTAGCAAAAATAGCAAAGGAAAATAAGTTGCTAGTAATTGTAGATAATACTTTTTTGACACCTTATTATCAAAAACCATTAGAATTAGGTGCTGATTTGGTAATTCATAGTGGAACTAAATTTTTAGGTGGGCATCATGATTTATTAGCTGGATTTATAGTAGGAAATGATGAACAGATTTTACAAAGATTAAGACGAATTCATATGTCTACTGGGGCAACATTATCTCCGTTTGATTCATGGTTAATTTTAAGAGGAATTAAAACATTACATATTAGATTAGATAGAGCACAAGAAAATTCAATAAAAATAGCAAAATTTTTAGAAAGTAATTCTAACATAGAGAAAGTTTATTATGTAGGATTAGAAAACTTTGAAGGCTATGAATTGAATAAAAAACAATCAACAGGTTTTGGGGCAACATTATCTTTCAGAGTTAAGGATAAAAAAATAGTACCTAAAATTTTAGAAAGTGTTAAAGTAATAAGATTTGCAGAAAGTTTAGGTGGAGTAGAAACATTAATAACATATCCAATAACTCAAACTCACTCAGAAATTCCAGAAGATATTAAGAAGAGATTAGGAGTAGATGAATATTTACTTAGACTATCAGTTGGTATAGAAAATATAGATGACTTAATAAAAGACTTGGAAAATGCGATTAATTCAGTTAAGAGTTAAGAGTTTTGGTGGAAAAGCCAACGGCTTTTCAAAAATAAAATATATTTTAAAAGAATTTACGCAGTAAATTCATCATTAATTGTTAACTGTTAATTACAAATTGTTAATTGAATAAAGAGGGGTGTAAATTATGAATTTTGGAACTAAATTAATACATGCAAGCGGGGAACTAGATCCTACAACAGGTTCGGTAAGTACTCCAATATATCAAACATCAACATTTCATCAATTTGATATAAATAATTTTGGTAAATATGATTATTCAAGATCAGGAAATCCAACTAGAGAAGTAGTAGAAAAGTTAATAGCAGAACTTGAAGGTGGAGAATGTGGTTTTGCATTTGCTTCAGGTATGGCGGCTATTTGTTCTGTATTATCAATATTTTCAGCAGGGGATAACATTGTAATTTGTGGTGATGTATATGGTGGAGCATATAGGGCCGCAACAAAATTATTTTCAAGATTTAATATTGAATTTACCTTTGTAGATGCAACCAATATTGAAGAAATAAAAAATGCTTTCAAGGAAAATACAAAGGGACTTTATTTAGAAACTCCTTCAAACCCATTATTAAAGGTCACAGATTTAAGAGCTGCTAGTAAAATAGCTAAGGAAAATGGAGTAATTACAATAGTAGATAACTCATTTATGTCACCATATCTACAAAGACCATTAGAACTTGGTGCAGATATAGTAGTTCATAGTGCAACTAAATTCTTAGGGGGACATAGCGATGTGTTGGCTGGACTTGTTGTAACTAAGACAAAGGAACTTGGGGATAGGGTTTATCAAATACAAAATACCTTTGGAGCTGTACTTGGACCGCAAGATTCATGGCTTTTGATTAGAGGAATTAAAACTTTAAAAATTAGATTAGATGTAATGCAAAAAAGTGCTCAAAAGTTGGCACAGTGGCTTGAATCAAGAGAAGAAGTTGAGAAAGTTTATTACCTTGGACTACAATCAATGGAAGGAAGAGAAGTGCATTTAGAACAAGCAGATGGTGCAGGTGCAGTTTTATCCTTTAAGTTTAAGACTTTAGAAAGAACTACAATTTTCTTGAACAGTGTAAAAAATGTAGCAGTGGCAGTAAGCTTAGGTAGTGTCGAAACTATAGTTTCATATCCAGCTAAAATGAGTCATGCATCAATTCCAAAAGAAGAAAGAGAACAACTTGGAATTACAGATACATTAATAAGAGTATCGGTAGGTCTTGAGGATATAGAGGATTTAATAGAATCATTTAAAGAAGCGATTGAAAAATAAGACATTTATTTCTATCATTTTGAATTAGCCTAAATAAAGGAATCAGAGAAAGTTAATATATAAATAACTTTCTCTGATTTTTTTTTATCTAAAGATAAATTATCTAAAGTTCAAGGACTAAACACACCATTTAATTTTTTATTTGAAACATTTTCTCTTTTTTAGTGTAATAGTTATTGTAGTACATGTATTAGGCACAATCAAAAAAACAACAAGTCCATCTGCCAGAAAAGTTCCGTATTGTAGCACAGCTACTCTTTTCTAATGTGCCCATTTTCCATCATCCTGCATCAGTAAAATACCATAATAGGCCCACTATGATGGCACTTTACTTCCTTGCCTGATGAAAAATATTCATGGCAGTTTTGGACTTGTTATTTATTTTCATGTGCCTTAATTTAATTTTTTTAATATAGTTATTAAGTTTGATATAGAATCACTTAACATAGTTACTTCATCATCAGAAAGTGGTGATATTTTTTCAACAAATGAATTACAAATAGCAACACGAAAAGCATCCAATAATGTACGAGCTTTTGTAGTTAATTCTACTCTAAGAATTCTTCTGTCTTTGGAGTCTGGATATCTATCAACTAATCCATAAGAAATCAAATTATCTATAATAGGAGTCATATTGGATTTTGATATATTTAGATTATCTGCTATTTGTGAAATTGGAGATGAATTGGAGTCAGCAAGATAAAAAATAACCCTAACAT is a window encoding:
- a CDS encoding ABC transporter ATP-binding protein codes for the protein MKRNIIEMKNIVKSFYIGTPNQLNILKNIDITIKEGEFVAIVGASGSGKSTLMNIIGALDRQTSGTYILDESNVEEVSDNGLSEIRNRKIGFVFQTFNLIPRSTALKNVELPMLYAGMGRKERLEKAEKLLQLVGMEDRMTHVPNELSGGQKQRVAIARALANEPSIILADEPTGALDSSTGRLVMDLFHKVHELEGKTIVFITHNQELAAETERIITLKDGKIVSEQYNSKYVRKFPVGEKICL
- a CDS encoding ABC transporter permease, which encodes MFIKENILLAIAGIRSSKMRSLLTMLGIIIGISSVIGIVSIGSAITSAFTGELDKMGANNMQVYIRERSEEGSEGGRSRKEPEDSDLMTLDQINSIQDAFSDRISSLSISSQQGNGKVKDGYLYANITTTGVNEGFKDVNNVKMISGRFISSKDVKGLKKTAVVSEKLVNNIFKGKSDPIGKEIKVYIEDNIETYIIAGVYKYEAPSFLEGGGNTAKEKDIQTNIYIPITTAKVDKKNKNYSYFMIKPSTTTDQDKLVKDVKKYTEKLYKNNKNWELEVSNLKNQAESITSVLGKISMGISVIAAISLLVGGIGVMNIMLVSVTERTREIGTRKALGAKSSHIKMQFIIESVIICSIGGTIGIVLGIGMGIIACIVLKSPISISIPTIIISFTFSMAIGVFFGYYPAKKAASLDPIEALRYE
- a CDS encoding trans-sulfuration enzyme family protein, encoding MTLKKSFETIAVSGVSGGDKATGAISFPIYQSATFKHHGLNNSTGYDYSRAQNPTREEAEKTLAVLEGGKEAIGFSSGVSAITACIHLFKSGDNIILSDDLYGGTYRLFEETYKDFGLQAIFVDTTNTKNITAAINENTKAIFIETPSNPMMKVTDIRAVAKIAKENKLLVIVDNTFLTPYYQKPLELGADLVIHSGTKFLGGHHDLLAGFIVGNDEQILQRLRRIHMSTGATLSPFDSWLILRGIKTLHIRLDRAQENSIKIAKFLESNSNIEKVYYVGLENFEGYELNKKQSTGFGATLSFRVKDKKIVPKILESVKVIRFAESLGGVETLITYPITQTHSEIPEDIKKRLGVDEYLLRLSVGIENIDDLIKDLENAINSVKS
- a CDS encoding trans-sulfuration enzyme family protein, with product MNFGTKLIHASGELDPTTGSVSTPIYQTSTFHQFDINNFGKYDYSRSGNPTREVVEKLIAELEGGECGFAFASGMAAICSVLSIFSAGDNIVICGDVYGGAYRAATKLFSRFNIEFTFVDATNIEEIKNAFKENTKGLYLETPSNPLLKVTDLRAASKIAKENGVITIVDNSFMSPYLQRPLELGADIVVHSATKFLGGHSDVLAGLVVTKTKELGDRVYQIQNTFGAVLGPQDSWLLIRGIKTLKIRLDVMQKSAQKLAQWLESREEVEKVYYLGLQSMEGREVHLEQADGAGAVLSFKFKTLERTTIFLNSVKNVAVAVSLGSVETIVSYPAKMSHASIPKEEREQLGITDTLIRVSVGLEDIEDLIESFKEAIEK
- a CDS encoding MarR family winged helix-turn-helix transcriptional regulator is translated as MDKDNLFKVADSLVNFLWIIQNNVLRENDIAKSFHSPMKKMENCISECSIPPSHVRVIFYLADSNSSPISQIADNLNISKSNMTPIIDNLISYGLVDRYPDSKDRRILRVELTTKARTLLDAFRVAICNSFVEKISPLSDDEVTMLSDSISNLITILKKLN